gcaaatccgtctttttgcaattacgggcgttctaattaAAGGATAGCTTTGAAAGCCGTATAAGTAAATAGAGGATTTATTGCCTGTTTTACTTACACGGCTACCAAAACTGTTCTTCGATTGGAAAGCACGTAATTGCTTAAAGACGTATATATGCTCAAGTAGGCGGAAAAGTACcccttaattataaatataagatagGTACAACGTAGGTAGGTCCTTGTGTATTTACATTTCGGAAAATGcttggtaatttatgtaatatacttaCAGCCCTCTGTATTCTCCCTTGTATGATTCATActtagcaaaataataaaactcaatAACTCAATGAAATAACTGAATAAATCACAAATTTTAACCCACTGGTTGAATCATAGTGTCCGTCAAATGTACTTTTTTTGACATTACTGCTTACACGATGCTTCATTTTACGGGTGCATAATGTTTGGCGAACGTGCCTCGAACAACTACGATATGAAGGTCAAACGCCGATCTTGCGGTAATTGTGCTCAAACATAGTACTCCTAACtagtaataacaaaatattaataaagataatttttatacactTCGGTGCTTTTAGGGGCATTGTTATGCTCTTTCTAGAAtgtcattgttattataatgtatttgaatGAGATTAAGTTTAATTACTTGTTGCGTAATTACTATATCAGCGTAATTGCATCAAGTCGCCGGCGTTCTACTGTAGTTATGATTGTTTCTAGAGAAAAATACATGACAAAGAAAAAGCATAGATGGCGGGTGCAATCTCTAACTTTTAATACCGGCTAAGTTATTTACATCAGTATACGTAATTATTCCGTGATAACGTCCCGAACTTTGAGGAAAATACATAGGATTCCATAACATCCATTTACGTCTaatgcattataaaaattaaaacgaacTGGTCACCGCGTAACCATTGAATGACGTGACGGGTAAAATGAAACGACACCTCAGATTCAAGGAgctacaaaattttgtaatatttcgtTTCTGTATTAAGAACTAATAAAGtgcatgaataaaattatataggtaaatacaaatatttttatattaggagGGGACCTAATCGATTGATGTGTCACGGGGCTTTTACGATAAAGTTATACCACTGCTAATGACTGAGCCAAGAAACCGGAAATTACTATTTGTTACAATAACTTTTGCCGCGTCATTACATAATTCAATTGGTACAGTTATTGccgtaataattaaatcaatctGTTTAATTCGTTAGGTTGATGTATTTGTTTAAGACCTAGTGAACTTTCGTCACCTTTTATTCTTTATAGATAAAGATGTTTACCAGCGTCGCGCTTGCTTATATTATTGCAGGAGAGAATCTTTAGTTCAAGTTATAAAGATTCGTAAccgaattttattatgaatagcaAAAACAGTTATAACTCTGTTTGCACACTGACGCAAGATATGTACTCCTAAcgcttttaatatttgttacccAGTAATTTGAAAAATCTCATAAGTAATACTTTACAAATAAcaacaatgatttataaatacaaaggaATTGTTTCTTACAATataattgcaaaatgtaaaGGTATTGgaaaagtacttaataatatctaAGTGTGTGTCCAAATATGGCGATTTCCCGCGACATGACACATTCGCCCATAGCGCGCATATTAGATGGCTAGTATAAGGAGCGCGCgcttagtttatttattttaattatttaacataaaattgctCTCATTACGTAAACAGCGTGTCAGCAGCGAACATAAATAAACTCGCGCGCAACTTGAGAGCCTTTTGCAAACACGCGAATTCGTCATATTTAgccgaataaataaatacaaaacacgaAACCACTAAATTGTATAAAACCTTATTGGATTCCTAGACGTGGAGATGACCTCTGACGTAGGCAAGCTATTTTCGGAATATTTGAGGCAGACATTTTACatgcaattataaaaaacgTACAGGTTTGTATGAttagttttagtaataaaatgaatacaaaatattatcaatgcTACTTTTGAACAGAATTCATTCCACATTTTGATCCTGGTTTTAAAGGTTTATGATGAAAAGTAATTTACTGGCTTTAATTTAACAGATTGAAATGTATCAGCGTAAATGTATGAGATATTTTCTTACAGACAGATGAATGCACAACAAAGATAATTGCCAGCTTTTGATGTCCAATAAGGAAGGCCTTATACTAAATTTTGTTGAATGGTAGGATATGTTACTGTAATAAGTAGAACATTAATATATTCCTTAACAACTTACCtcccttttctgtttcttaCTGGCATAAGAGGCCAAGATATCTTTTGTTTGTGCATCTGCAGTTATCCACCCTAGGTCCAACTCTtcaattgtttgtaaataaagcaAGTCAAGGGAAACCTTATCAATCATCAGATCCACATCATAGCATGGATCCCAATAGCTAAAAGAGGAAATgtgcatttaatataattacacaaaattcataaacatttttgtttgtttattattgtttttaaataatctaattaaaaatttgGGAACAGATAAATGCAACCTTAGCTATTGTAATCAGGAGTTGATTTTTAATTGCATCTCTAACAAGTGTTAGTAAAgcagaaatatttatacaaataatgctGTGCCACACTATACTCTGTTAAgcttatcaatataaaaataatattacaatacaatattcatatttcatgGTAGGAAAAACAGTACCTACtttctaattattttgttattgcccgtaaattacaaaaaatactattataaggAAAGTAGTTAGAtatctgtttaaaattaaatagtaccTCCTCTCcccatatattataaatgtaaaatgaatataatattttaattaaaataattataaaccttACCATTTCCTGAGAACAATTTTATCCTCTGGCCTAACATACTTCTGAGATATGTATGGAGATTCATACTCTTCCAACTTTTTTAATGATGGCTGACCATCTTTTGCACAGCTCCAATTAAAGAgatataaggaaaaatatttcatcaactCTTTTGGTAAGTTTATATAGTTACATGCAATATCTAATATAGTGCTTGATGAGTCAGTTGAGGAAACGGATAATGGTATTCGGTAACCATTCATGAGTGAGATTTCTATATCCACTTCATGCATTTTCACACTGTGCGTTTCTTGTTGGGCGGAGAATAGAAATGTTATCAACAGATCTGAATTCGCCAGCATTGGATTTTGCCCCACTGGAAAATAATCTCggggtaatatttttttataatcttattacttagaatttaaaattatttatcaatggtgcaaatcaatatttacattagtaatatatgaataaaaacaaatccaacaGTAGAGtctacattaattacaaaacaagtACTGTTGTGTGGGTGCCTACAATTATGAAACACATTGAACTtcattgaaaacataaaataaaacaaatattaatccACTCAATTGTCTATGATATTTCGTTGAATTgatgttctaaataaaatattattttaaagttcattctttattttcattttataattcctCCTATGGATATGGTATAGATAGAATCATTcacttgtaatataattttctgttattacaaaaaaaacacttttgcTTTATTAAGTTTATCACTACAGAAATGTGGTTTGATGAAcacttaaatgttatttattattctaaattaaaatgctCGTAAATAACTCACccatttgtatgtatttttctaaCAGGATTCTTCTTTCTTCCAATTGTGAACTAGTAAGGAACAATTTTTTGGGTGGAAACTGTGGCAACTTCAAGTATGGATTCTGAGCCTGCAATTGTTCATGCAGGCTGAGTAACTGCTTGTATCGCGCTGTGCAGTGGAAGACTCCATCAATGTATATGTTGTAGCCCTGTATacaatttagaataaaacacCAAACCTTACTGCAAACCAGATTTAGCATTAAACGCGCCACTTGTTAAATAGCAAtccctattttattttatacttattaagtacatacaattgtaatgtaatagaaaaacaaaataaatatatctaccgTGTAAGATATCCCATTGTCGTCGTGAAATTGTTGCAAATCTGGTATAGAAAAATGCATTTTTGGTATAAATGCAGACGTTTATCATAACTCAATGccacattaaataatttgaatgagTTAATCACTTTTTATTCGAAACAGTCGCccactttttgttttattccttACACCAAAacattttcttcttcttcttcttctttgatTACTGGCGACGAGCTTGATTATGAAGCTATTCCGCCAATGTCACGTTGTTTCAGACTGCAGATTACTGAGGTATTAATCTGGGTATTAAAGTTGAATGTCTTTATGATGAAGACTTTTGTTAATGGGAGAAGATAAACGAAGGGGATTTGACAGTTCCATAGAGAATATAACCACTACGTTAAGACAGTTCTTGAGTGACAGTTGACTCTCTTTTTTTTCCCCTCGTAGCGTATtgaacaaagagaattataatatatatggaaacgtATTGAATTGATGTTTTCCCCAAATGTTAGTGATCTACAACAACATGTATATGATAAGTAGACATCAcgcatagaaatattattttaaaccaataaataaataacaccacaTGCATTAGATATAACTAAACGTACAGAAACATCTGACACTTATGACTAAAAAGTTAGAAAGGACTTTAGACTTAGACAGTTACCtatgttataactttattttgttaatttctataaatttacataGCTGTCTAACAAAGGGAGAGTCTACCAAGGAGAGGATACACTTGAAACTAGTGGGGCGGGAGACGTTATCAGGAAGAATATTATATAGGGGATATCGTAATTTGGGACAATTAAAGAATAAATGTGATCGGCGCTTCCTTCCTCCAAGCCACATTCACAAAGTGAATGGTCTCTAACCCTTAATTTTGCCAGATGAATCGGGGTGCATGCATGGCCGAAACGAAGACGACAGATTGTGGAAATAGCAGTTTTGTCCAATTGACGGAACTTGAAAAACCATGGTTTGACTGGGATATCTGGAACAATGTCTCCATAGTATTTTCCCTTCACCGATTTAGATACCCGCCACTGCTCATTCCATGTGCGAGTTAGTCGAGTAAGGGACAAAAGACATAAGTCTTGGCTGAAGTAATTGTAGTATTCCAAGGAACCACTCTGAGTCGCAAATTTTGCACAGGAGTCCACAGTTTCATTGCCATGAATCCCTTCATGACCCGGAATCCAGGCCAGTACTATTTTAAGGTTATGTAGAGCACACTCAAACAATGTCTGTCTTATTTTCAAGGTAATAGGGAATTTAGATTTGGAGCGGAACGGATTGGACATTATGGCCTGAAGACTACTTAAAGAGTCggaaaaattatagatttatctAATTTATGCGATTGGGCAAATCGAACAGCTTCAAGTATTGCTATAGATTCCCCTGTAAATACAGAGGTGCAGGGAGGagatttaaaagaaagtatGATGCGTGAATTAGGAATCCAAACAGCCGAACCCACGCACGCGTCATCTGATAATTTAGAGGCATCGCAAAACATTGGTAACCAACCCTCccattttgaattcaatatctcattaaaacaatgtttgcCTCGATTGTACCTTTATTTATGCCGAAATTGAGAAGGACAGAGGGTTTAAAAATTAGGGCCTTATAAGGAAGGGAGTACAAAGGACTAAGTGAGGATTGGAACGTTGGGCAAGATAATTGAGAAAAACTGCGGAAACTAAGAAGAAGACAAGGCATGGACCGTGGATTACTTGGAAGTGACTGTGAAAGAGTTCTAAGTTTATCTAAAAGAGGGTGAGAAGAAGATTgaacaattttaaagaaaaatctgtCACACAGGTACTGGCGACGGATATGAAGGGGGGGTTCAACGCACTCCACTTGCATGGCATTGATAGGAGTAGATTTCATAGCCCCCATAATTATACGTAAACATCTAGCTTGTATTTTATCCAAACTATTCAAACCTGCCTTATTACAATGGTCTAGCAGAAAACAGCCGTAATCCAGGTGACTTCTGATAATTGCATTGTATAGCAATTTTTGAGAGTAAGGATGTGACCCCACCAAACTCCAGACAGGGAACGCAAGATGTTAAtcatttttcacatttttgggAAATGTAAAGGCAATGGGGATACCAGTCATCCTCGAATCTAGTATAATGCCTAGAAATTTAGTTTGATAGACCTGAGTAATGACTTCGTCATCAATAAGGATTTTAACAGgggaatatttcttttttgtaaacaGCACAGAATTGCATTTTGATGTTGATAGGGTGAGACCATGAACATTTAACCAATCACCCAGATATGCTAGTGCCTGGTTTAAGTCAGATTCTACACAGTGAATAAATTTGGAAGATGAGTAAAGTACGAGGTCATCTGCGTATTGTAGGACTTGACAGTAACTGTTCACCACTACATCCAGATCATAAGTATAAATGTTGTAAAGCAGAGGACTCAGTACCGAACCTTGGAGGAAGGCCTTTCCAAGACAGTTCTAGGGGGTAAGAAtgtgttattgattttaattaccaCTGATCTGCTcgtcatcaaattaaatatgaaatgtaccATCTTCTCAGGGACACTCAGCTTTAGAAGTTTTTCTCTGAGAACCGGAAGAAGAACATTATCATATGCAGAAGTGATGTCTAAAAAGACACCTAAAAGTACTTCTTTGTTTTGGAAAGAGCGGTAAATATCAGTTGTAAGAATGCTAAGACTGTCTAGAGTACTCATTCCTTTCCTGAATCCAAACTGCGTATCTGACAATTTGCCTGAGTTCTCCATGAACCAATCCAATCGATGTTTGAGCAGATGTTctgaaattttaagtaatatagaGGAGAGGGATATAAGAGGGGAAGACAGGAAAAGTCTGGGACTGAAGGAGGGGCAATTTTAGAAGCAAATGAGTCGATCCAAGTGGAAGGATCATTGGATGGGGTATTAGAAAAATTACGGGCAGATCTAAACCTTTTTATTTGTCTCCAAACATATGATGAAGGGAATTTGGGTGACAGACTTTCGCAAAACCGCATCCAACCCTGCTTTTTAAGGGATAATAATCTGCGGAACGGGCCGACATTTGttgaaaagaaatgaaattcTCTGTCGTCATTGaagagttatatttaatttcagctTTGTGGCGTTGGTGAATAATGCTCGTGCACTCTGCATCCCACCATGGCGGCGACTTTTGGATGATTTGCCTTTTTTAAGTGGAATGTGAGAGTCTGCAGACGAAGAAATCGCCTCAACGAATTTATTATATGCATCTAAAGGGTGTAAATTACTATTGCcagatataacatttaattgggAATCGAGGGATGCTACATATGATGGCCAATCAGCCCCAGATAAACGATATTTGAGGAGACGGGAGAAGGGATTTTGAAGAGGAAAATTAAGTGGGACGGAGATAACAATTGGAAAATGGTCACTGCTAAAACTGTGGGGACTTATTTCCCAATGTAGTAGAGACGCAAGAGATGCAGAACAAATGGATAAATCTACAACACTCTTTGGATTCTGAGAAGGGTAAACACGACGGGTAGGAGACCCATCATTgataacacaaaaattaaaatcatccaATATTTCGAGAAGAGGAAAGGAGACACGGTCACACCGATAGGACCCCATGATGTATGGTGGCAATTAAAATCGCCCATGATTATCATAGGACTAGGAAGGGAAGATAAAATAGAACGAAGTTCAAGGAATATGAAGGAAGAAGGATGAGGGatgtaaatagaaacaaaagaaATGTTAAAACACCTCACAGCCACGACATTAAAGTTTTGACTATGAGGAGGAACAGCTAACTGGGTATAAATGAGGGACTGACTTACAAATAAAGCACTTCCCCCATAGCCATCGTCCCTGTCATCCCGAAAACCTGCAAATCCAGGGACTCGAAAATGAGAGCCAGGGACAAGCCAAGTCTCGGAAATAGCAAGGATAGATGGGGAATATTTAGAAATCAtaagagaaatttcatgattcttatTGCGGATACTCTTACTGTTCCACTGAAGAATCTTTATTGGATCCATTGTTAACAAGggaaaaaattaattgtaatttattggcAACGTTGGTCGGTAAGCAATCAGAATATGTGGATATAATAGTGAATACTAGATTTATAAGACCTTCTAGAAGGTTACTTTCTGGGAGAGAGTCATCTACAGGAGTATTCAAAGCGCAGCCATTTGGTTGTGAAGAGGCAGGATCAGAAGTAATATCAGAATGTAACACTC
The sequence above is a segment of the Manduca sexta isolate Smith_Timp_Sample1 unplaced genomic scaffold, JHU_Msex_v1.0 HiC_scaffold_1805, whole genome shotgun sequence genome. Coding sequences within it:
- the LOC115443791 gene encoding LOW QUALITY PROTEIN: sorting nexin-17 (The sequence of the model RefSeq protein was modified relative to this genomic sequence to represent the inferred CDS: deleted 1 base in 1 codon), translating into MHFSIPDLQQFHDDNGISYTGYNIYIDGVFHCTARYKQLLSLHEQLQAQNPYLKLPQFPPKKLFLTSSQLEERRILLEKYIQMVGQNPMLANSDLLITFLFSAQQETHSVKMHEVDIEISLMNGYRIPLSVSSTDSSSTILDIACNYINLPKELMKYFSLYLFNWSCAKDGQPSLKKLEEYESPYISQKYVRPEDKIVLRKCYWDPCYDVDLMIDKVSLDLLYLQTIEELDLGWITADAQTKDILASYASKKQKREYMELARTLKHYGRVPAGEAVTDSVNVFGVTGGSGAGRGDAACRVRVALASKELTLVSVAQPSREQRYKVTRMRCWRITTLHAIERPQTNGHGPLIDESNKNFELSFEYLISKDNLIWITLRTEHATFISVCLQSIVDELMRQKSGAGPTSPRGKRASLTYLRRDGSSQLITPSSSSDTLSSANEDSYNSGSSREIFSVQKLTEKFASVAFKTGKDCVENNAFEAIGDEEL